The sequence CCCCCAAATTCAATGTAGACCCGCTGTGTGTATCTGGTGCTGATTACATAGAATCGGGTCCTgtgttttaaaatgcaaatttaaaattCTTCAGATGACGCAGATTTTATACTGGAGCAGTTTGTAGGTATTGGTGATAAGATCATACTCCGGGCTCAAGGAAACGAGGAGTCTACAGACCATTGTCCTCTCCACCAGTGCGGACCTTGTGCAGGATGATGATTAATCACATTCCAGGACCCTCTATAGTGTTATAGGGGGGAGCACAGAAAAGATGGATACAATGGTTATGCATCTGATTTCCAGGATATAATGGTCTCTGTAATATTCCTCCTCCTCATAACACCAAGGGGCCTTCACGTGGCTGATGTAACGGACGAATCTGTCCCTTCATCTTACATAGACGTTGTAGCAGTAATGCAGATTGGGCGCAGAGTTTCAGACGTCTGATTTATAATCTATGGTGGTTTTATGGCCCTCACTTGGCAGCCTCCGATGTGGACTATTATACAGTATGTAGAAGAACCTGGTTCCTCCTGGAAGCCTTCGATGTGGACCATTAAACAGGACTTAGAAGACCCTGGTTCCTATGAGGTTATAACAATGTTCCATGATGTCCACCTTGCTCCAGGACTGAGGTCCCCTCTAGCACTGAAGCTTTCGCACAGTCCTAGAAAACTTCTTCATTTCCTTATCACTCTTCTGCCATTTCCTGACCCAGGAGATCACAAGTCTGTCATCTGCTCGGTGTCCTAAAACCAGCACTGTAGCCCCCGGCTCCTGGAGGTCTTGGCAGATGCAGTTGTCTCCGTCAGTCAACCAGAGAACAGTCTTCTTCAGCTCCTCTTCCATCCACCCTTTAGCCTTATAAACCGTCCTGCTCTTAACTTCTGGGATCACCATAACATCTCCATCCATGGTGGACACTGACCGGATGTTCATTTTCACAGCTGAGAATGAAAAAGAGACAACAGATGAGAACAAGACTGTGGTGACCAGTCCCAATAAAGTCTCATGTGTTTATACTTAATTACAGATGTCCAGCGTGTCATGTGTCTAATGCTATGAGCCGACATTGTCAAACAGCTTCTATATTTTGTGTTACAATAGGTAAATGCAGATATCATAGTCCAAGTGACTGGCTTGCAGTCTCCTATGTAACAGAAATGCTTAGTATAGACTGCAGATGGTTGGATCCACACACAGTGTTGGTGACAGGGAACTAGCAGTTCATGCCTAACCAGAGCCCATGTGTGTGGAGTTTCATCCAGGAGCAATGGTTTCTTGCGTATTTTATAAATGATAATTAGTAATCTCACGTAGGGGCGGAATCAGCAAAGTCACAGAAAGCTAACGGACTCCAGCTGTATACTGTCTGCATGTTGAGGCATTGTCTACAGCTGTTTCTGATAGAGGCAAATCAGAAATATTGCATTAAACGCACCCTTTCGATAATGAACAGTCTGGGTATGACCATCCAATGTGCTTCCTATGTAAAATAGCTTTTTTGTCTTTTTGGGTTCGGTTGTCCTTTAAAATACCATATAATTTATTACCCCAGCAAGTCAATGTAACACTCAGAGGTCTATGTAACAGGCAGCAAAGAGCCAAAATTGCTGATGCAAATGCCGGCAAAAGGCTATTTCACCATATTTTCTTATTTAGGAGACTCTCCGGCTTCAGCACCAAtgttagcccccccccctcctatgcTGGTGAGGAGGGGGGCTGTCTTTATggaacagggggagggggggctccaCCAGACTCCCAGTACATATTGCTAGTTACCGGTCGATGGCCACAAGTAGATCTCTTACAGTTTTGTAAATtagctaaaaatatataaatattaacgtGTGTAAGTAAAACTAATcttaaaataacacaatattccagataaatagaattaaaacatttttgaagACAGGGTTTTTTTTGACTGGAAACATTAGTAAGgaacatttttataatatatatttattctgcaATATTAAAAAGACATTGAACAGTGTGGTTATCCTTTAACAGGATCTGTTAGTCCAATAATCAATATGTCAATGGCAATTTATCGATTTCTTCTTACTAGATTTTCATCAATTACTTACGCACCAAAATCCCGGAAGCAGTAATCCTGCAGGAATTCCTTTTCTGTGTCGCCAGCGCTGTGACAAGCGGCACAAGGGAGCTCTGAAAACAGAGGGATAATTCCATAAATACTAGAGCAGAAAAGAGAAGCCACAAAACAACACAACCCAGTCGCTGGGTGTCCAATTTCCATCATGACGAAGAGATTTCTAATTATATTATAGGATAAACTTTGTCTATAATACTCTCAATATTGATAAACACCTaaaacatttacaattttttatGGTATAAAAGCCCTTTTAGATAAAGCAccttagggcagcacggtgactcagtggttagcaattctgcctcacagcactggggtcatgagttctattcccgaccatggtctattctgtgtggagtttgtatgttctccccgtgtttgcgtgggtttcctccgggtgctccggtttcctcccacactccaaaaacatactactaggttaattggctgctatcaaaattgaccctagtctgtctgtctgtgtgttaggaaatttagactgtaagctctaatggggcagggactgatgtgaatgagttctctgtacagcgctgcagaatcagtggcgctatataaataaatgatgatgatgacgatgatgatatttTAAGCTTAGAGGTCATTTCAGAACTAAAGCTGCCTGCAGATTAATGATATTACAGAACCAATCTGTTCTTCCAGGATCTGTTGTGACACTTATACCAAATTGTAGACTATTCTAAGGGCAGATGGATGTACACAGTAAACCTACTAGGTGTGCTTGGTGGGTACACGTTTGTCTTCAAGACCAGTCTTGACAATGGAAATATTCTCCCTTCtccttctcttgtgctgctctcCACTGTGGAAATCCTTTCCCCATCCAACCAGACTCTTCTCCGACCTATAATccttcaaatgctccctcaaagCTCACCTCTTCATGCCTAGACCGTCAAGAAAATACACTCCCTCTACTCCCTCCGTCCCCACCTTCTCTCGTATTGTCTCTTATTACCccatccctctagaatgtaagctcttctgCTTGTTCATGCACACGCCTGGAATTCATACCGTTATCCATGCGTGTGTactaattatatttaattgtgtTCATACTGCTAGTATGTTGCATTGTTATTGTATTCATGTAATGCCTCATCTGTAAGACCGTCCTGCGCTGTGGAATCTGCGGCGACGGATGACCACGCTGCTCACACTCACACTGACTGCTCTCCAGCCACTTACCTTCTTTCACCACATGAGGCTTCTCATCCTGGCCAGCAGGGGGCACACACAGCTCGTTCCCTTCTGGAAATTGGGTACAGTTAAACATCTCGGGCCAGGGAAAGCCAAAGGCAGCCATGACCGGAGAGCAGCCGTCCCGAACCTCCTCGCAGAGGGACCTGCAGGGGTGTATGGCTTCCTCCAGGTCACTCAGACACACGGGGGCAAACAGAGAGCACAGGAACTTTTTGGTGTCTGCGTGGCACTGCTTGGTGAGGAGCGGCACCCAGGAACCGGCCTGTTGTAACACCTCTTTCATGGTGTCGTGCCCCAGCAGGTTTGGCAGACGCATCTCCCCGTAGCCCACCGCATGGCACAACGTCATACTGCTTGGGATAGGCTTGCAGCTGCTTTTACGGGTGCTCAGCTGGGTGAGAATGAAGGGCGACGCCTCCACTGGGTGCAATAGACCCGCAATGCCCAGGAAGACTCCGACGGAGAGAAGGACCCTCATGGTCAGCACAGGGGAGTTACAGCACAGAGATTCTAGATGGgggaaaacacaaaacacaaagtaCATTGGAAGCACTATTTACATAGACAGGTATTAATACAGTTTCTTTATTGCTAGCGACTGATTATTTCTTAGTATGCGCAGACAGGAGGTGACACTGCAGCATTGCGGCTTCTCAAGGCCACAACCGACCTCCGCCCATTCTTTACGCTCCGACCATTGACCTCCACTATAAAGTTACACTGATAATAcagacagggtcggactggcccgccgggggaccggtctatcccccggtaggccccgaccctgatcgctcccctcttcgttggtgggggagcgaataactgaagacaaaaagaacaaaaaaaaaccttgcgtgtctgcggcgccggctccgtgcgcactgaatgccgggcgtgacgtcatcacgcccgacattcagtgaggagcgccgcagacagaagacagaagacagaagagaagaaagaatcagatagaaaaggtaagtgagggaatggaagaaagaagagagcatgaagggggagcatgaagggggagcatgaagggggagcatgaaggcagagtatgaaggcagagtatgatggcagagtggagggggagcatgaaggcagagtgaagggggagcatgatggcggagcatgaagggggagcatgaagggggagcatgaaggcagagtatgatggcagagtggagggggagcatgaaggcagagtgaagggggagcatgaagggggagcatgatggcagagcatgaagggggagcatgaaggcagagtatgatggcagagtggagggggagcatgaaggcagagtgaagggggagcatgatggcggagcatgaagggggagcatgaagggggagcatgaaggcagagtatgatggcagagtggagggggagcatgaaggcagagtgaacggggagcatgaagggggagcatgatggcagagcatgaagggggagcatgaaggcagagcatgaaggcagagtggagggggagcatgatggcagagtgaagggggagcatgatggcggagcatgaagggggagcatgaaggcaaactatgatggcagagtggaggttgagcatgaaggcagagtggagggggagcatgatggcagagcatgaagggggagcatgatggcagagcatgaaggcagagtggaggggaagcatgaaggcagagtggagggggagcatgaaggcagagtggagggggagcatgatggcagagtgaagggggagcatgatggcagagtgaagggggagcatgatggcagagtaaagggggagcatgatggcagagtggagggggagcatgatggcagagtgaagggggagcatgatggcagagtgaagggggagcatgatggcagagtggacggggagcatgaaggcagagtgaagggggagcatgatggcagagtgaagggggagcatgatggcagagtggagggggagcatgaaggcagagtgaagggggagcgtgaaggggaagcatgaaggcagagttaaggggggccaggagaaggggggaacaaaagcagcatgaaacagggtgatgaagggggggcaaaaacagcatggagggcgcagtgtgatcataaagaggcccagcatggtgattaaggggcacagtaatgtgtgtgtgatggcacagcgggcttgtggcaatgtaatgtgtatgtggtaggtggtagctaaataatgggtgctattttctttgtagggtgaaggtgggacaatttaatttaagatggggtgctttgggggcttttaattaaatgtgaatatgaattatttaatggcagtgacggttgcgggaaataggtatatttattatacgtattatacataaatgcgatttattgcaggggctgtctggagggagggaaataggtttattaaatgggaataatataactttaatgttggggctggaggaaggcctaagtattaattgttggtcctattgatttaatgccagggctggttggaatcttctaaatgtacccattattttttccaaatagggccctcaacattccaagattcagacaagcagcaactaaagaaaccagcagctacaggggGTAAAAGTGACacgaacaggtaggacagtctgtcaaatattctgagtctagtgcaggcttggctaacctgtggcactccaggtgttgtgaaactacaagtctccgcacacccttccagcaataagctgctatatattggcaaagcatgctggggcttgtagtttcacaacacctggagtgccacaggttagccaagcctggtctagtgggacaatcccgatttaggtgactgttctgcccaatctaaggggcaggtcagactgtgtactctttatacacacactgcattcattatatactacactatggtgctagctgtccttcgtgggctgaccactccccctctagcgtcgAGTCTctcctctatgatgactggccacaccccctatggtgggcccctagcgttgcagttccccggtgggcccttcatgccccagtccgacactgatacAGACATCTGTACAGGACTGGTGCTGGAGACACACACCGGGTTACCTGCTCAACCTGCTGTCAATCATTCAGAAAATACTTCCTCGAAAGCGACTTTAAATATGATCCCGAGTGCTGGGATTGTGTCTGGGGACCTGCCAGTCATGAGCATAGCAAACTGAGGGGAGGGGGTCCTAgttcctggaaacccccctccaagcttggggcactgtataattgaggtggctggaccctgcccccgcttcacacgactctgcttgaaaaggaagagctgtgtgcacctatcagtagtccacgcagcattgcccatgtatattatggggataggaagagttggagagcagccaagcactgtctaaaattatagctacgcccccatgcatgctggtcatgcccactgtcagcgtggtgtggaaaccccctctacaagtcctgcgtttgcct is a genomic window of Mixophyes fleayi isolate aMixFle1 chromosome 2, aMixFle1.hap1, whole genome shotgun sequence containing:
- the LOC142140634 gene encoding secreted frizzled-related protein 2-like; translation: MRVLLSVGVFLGIAGLLHPVEASPFILTQLSTRKSSCKPIPSSMTLCHAVGYGEMRLPNLLGHDTMKEVLQQAGSWVPLLTKQCHADTKKFLCSLFAPVCLSDLEEAIHPCRSLCEEVRDGCSPVMAAFGFPWPEMFNCTQFPEGNELCVPPAGQDEKPHVVKEELPCAACHSAGDTEKEFLQDYCFRDFAVKMNIRSVSTMDGDVMVIPEVKSRTVYKAKGWMEEELKKTVLWLTDGDNCICQDLQEPGATVLVLGHRADDRLVISWVRKWQKSDKEMKKFSRTVRKLQC